In Hamadaea flava, a genomic segment contains:
- a CDS encoding YVTN family beta-propeller repeat protein → MRRYTTLLLTCALALPAACAESPSKGTADNAAPPASAASPSASPTSGKLNVYADAAANHLRADVKADKSLVYVPNTQSDDVDVIDPVTYKVVDHFYGGAEPQHVVPSYDMRTLYVTSSRVPGGSVLPIDPRTGKPGKIIPVQDVYNLYFTPGGQYAWVVAEAYQRIDFYDPKSWKLVKSASFPQCEGINHMDFTVDGKLALASCEFANRMVVIDVATGKLVRDLPLDVVPEGMPQDTRLLPDGSAFFTADMHANGVYVFDAQANRRTGFIPTGQGAHGIYFSRDGKRAFVSNRDEGSISVLDVATRKPITKWHIPGGGSPDMGGVSADGKTLWLAGRYHSEVYAIDVNTGKLRARIPVGSGPHGLLIWPQPGQYSLGHTGNIR, encoded by the coding sequence GTGCGTCGATACACCACTCTCCTGCTGACCTGTGCCCTAGCGCTCCCCGCGGCCTGCGCGGAGAGCCCGAGCAAGGGCACCGCCGACAACGCGGCACCGCCGGCCAGTGCCGCGAGTCCGAGCGCGAGCCCCACCAGCGGCAAACTCAACGTGTACGCCGACGCAGCGGCCAATCATCTGCGCGCGGATGTCAAGGCGGACAAGTCCTTGGTCTACGTGCCGAACACGCAGAGCGACGATGTGGACGTCATCGATCCGGTCACCTACAAAGTGGTCGACCACTTCTACGGTGGTGCGGAACCGCAGCATGTCGTGCCGTCCTACGACATGCGTACGCTCTATGTGACGTCGAGCCGGGTGCCGGGCGGGTCGGTGCTGCCGATCGATCCCCGAACGGGCAAGCCCGGGAAGATCATCCCGGTGCAGGACGTCTACAACCTCTATTTCACCCCAGGTGGCCAATACGCCTGGGTGGTGGCCGAGGCGTACCAACGGATCGACTTCTACGACCCGAAGTCGTGGAAGCTGGTGAAGTCGGCGAGTTTCCCCCAGTGCGAGGGGATCAACCACATGGACTTCACCGTGGACGGGAAGCTGGCCCTCGCGAGTTGCGAGTTCGCCAACCGCATGGTGGTCATCGACGTCGCGACCGGCAAACTGGTCCGGGACCTGCCGCTGGATGTGGTGCCAGAGGGCATGCCGCAGGACACTCGGCTGCTGCCGGACGGGTCGGCGTTCTTCACCGCCGACATGCACGCCAACGGGGTCTACGTCTTCGACGCTCAGGCGAATCGACGTACCGGTTTCATCCCCACCGGACAGGGCGCACACGGGATCTACTTCAGCCGGGACGGCAAGCGTGCCTTCGTCTCCAATCGCGACGAGGGCAGCATCTCGGTGCTCGACGTGGCGACCCGCAAGCCGATCACGAAGTGGCACATCCCCGGCGGCGGCAGCCCTGACATGGGCGGGGTCTCGGCCGACGGGAAGACGTTGTGGCTGGCCGGGCGGTACCACAGCGAGGTGTACGCGATCGACGTGAACACCGGTAAGCTCCGCGCGCGCATCCCGGTGGGATCAGGTCCGCACGGGCTGCTCATCTGGCCGCAGCCAGGTCAGTACTCCCTGGGCCACACGGGCAACATCCGCTGA
- a CDS encoding polysaccharide deacetylase family protein: MSATGKLGAIKWVGLAGIVVVLLGTGHILGRMTGSKPHAAPSSSAAPAEQLSKEGTEAGVAQGPALAAVPAPRRVPITGPGRPPLPREARGPFGSRVTTGYPDIALTFDDGPDPQWTPQVLSLLRAYHIKATFCVIGLMAAEFPQLVREIVAEGHTLCNHSWQHDVGLGLRSEAAITADLRRTNEAIHRAVPAAKVSYFRQPGGAWTPAVVAAATRLGMSPLHWQVDPRDWAKPPSRSIAMTVITQTGPGSIVLMHDGGGNRQNTVTALHSVLPNLVTRFHLEALPPGVDPPKLYGVSQPLHAGQV; the protein is encoded by the coding sequence GTGAGTGCTACAGGCAAACTTGGGGCGATCAAGTGGGTCGGCCTGGCGGGCATAGTCGTCGTCCTCCTCGGCACCGGGCACATCCTCGGCCGGATGACCGGCAGCAAACCGCACGCCGCCCCCAGCTCCAGTGCAGCACCCGCTGAGCAGCTGAGCAAAGAAGGCACGGAAGCCGGCGTCGCCCAAGGGCCGGCACTCGCGGCGGTGCCCGCACCCCGGCGGGTGCCGATCACCGGGCCGGGCCGGCCACCGCTGCCCCGCGAAGCCCGGGGGCCGTTCGGCAGCCGGGTCACCACCGGCTATCCCGACATCGCGTTGACCTTCGACGACGGGCCCGACCCCCAATGGACGCCACAGGTGCTGTCGCTGCTCCGCGCGTACCACATCAAGGCGACCTTCTGTGTGATCGGCCTGATGGCGGCCGAGTTCCCGCAATTGGTCCGGGAGATCGTGGCCGAAGGCCACACGTTGTGCAATCACAGCTGGCAGCACGACGTGGGCCTGGGCCTGCGGAGCGAGGCCGCGATCACCGCGGACCTGAGGCGGACCAACGAGGCGATCCACCGCGCGGTCCCGGCGGCCAAGGTCTCCTACTTCCGCCAACCGGGCGGAGCCTGGACCCCGGCGGTCGTCGCGGCGGCGACGCGCCTGGGGATGAGCCCGCTGCACTGGCAGGTGGACCCGCGAGACTGGGCGAAGCCACCGTCGCGCAGCATCGCGATGACGGTGATCACCCAGACCGGGCCGGGCTCGATCGTGTTGATGCACGACGGTGGTGGCAATCGGCAGAACACCGTCACCGCCCTGCACTCGGTGCTGCCGAACCTGGTGACCCGCTTCCATCTGGAGGCGCTGCCGCCCGGCGTCGACCCGCCGAAGCTGTACGGCGTCAGCCAGCCGCTGCACGCGGGGCAGGTCTAG